From Alteromonas sp. BL110:
AACGGCTTCGCGACACCGCAAGTTCACTTCCCACCGGCGCACAAGACCCCATTGTTTACGACGACTTCGGAGATGTATATGGTCTCTACTATGCCTTGAGCGCGCCAGATTTTGACACTCGCGAACTTCGCGAATTTGCACGTATTATCCGACGCGATCTACTTACCACAGAAGGGGTTGCCAAAGTTAATGTAACTGGCGTTCAAACAGAACAGATAGTGGCGTATATCAACCCCTATCAACTCGCAGGCTTAGGCATATCCTTCCCTGATCTAGCCGCTCTTTTTGAAGATAATTTGCGGCCCTTTAACGGCGGTCGGATTAAAGTAGACGAAAAAAATGTACGTTTAATTGTTGAGCGCGCTCCAGACAGGCTAGAAGAGATTTCGAACCTTTCAGTGGTAGTGCCGGGTACCAACCGTTCGCTTAGAGTTGCGGACATCGCCACATTAAAGTTAGAGCCTGCCGACATACAGCCTGTTCATGTACGCTACAACGGCGAAGAAGCACTGACGCTTTCTGTTTCGGCCCTAACTGACGTTAACATTGTTGATGTGGGCGAGCGCGTTAACGCAAAAGTAGAAAAACTGCTACAAGAGCTGCCTGTCGGTATTACGCTTACGCCTATATACGACCAGGCTTCCGTGGTTGATGAGTCTGTAACGGGTTTCATTAATAACTTGGTGATGTCAGTAGCCGTTGTTACCTTAACCCTATGTTTATTTATGGGATGGCGCTCAGGTGTAGTAGTTGGCTCTGTCCTTCTTGTTACCGTGCTAGGTACGATACTCGTCATGTGGCTAATGGATATTCAGCTTCAGCGAATATCCCTTGGTGCTATGGTTATCGCCATGGGAATGCTGGTGGATAACGCTATTGTGGTTGCTGAAGGTATGATGCTTCGCATGGCCACTGGCTCTACGGCTAAAGAATCTGCAAGCTTTATTGTTAAGCGTACGCAATGGCCGCTACTTGGCGCAACCGTTATTGGTATCGCCGCATTCTCAGGGATAGGTCTTTCAAATGATGCCACCGGCGAGTTTCTTTACTCTCTGTTTGCCGTAGTGTTAGTTTCACTAATGATCAGCTGGATATTAGCAGTAACGTTAGTGCCTGTACTCGGCGCGTATTTCTACCGTAAAGGTATGGGTCAGACTGCAGGTAACGAACTTTCTGCATCGCAACGCTGGTTTAAGCGCACGTTGTTAGGCGCACTTAAACTTCGTTGGGTAACTATTGGTGTGCTTTTTATCATTACCATCGTGGCTTATGGAAGCTTTGGTATGGTAAAACAAGGCTTCTTCCCTCCGTCAAATGCACCACTATTTTTTGTACATTATTGGGGCCCACAAGACAGAGATATACGAGCCACTGAAGTGATAGCAAAAGAAGCAGAATCACGCATTTTGGCAATGGAAAATGTGACGGCTGTAACCACCTTTATTGGACAAGGTGCAGATCGCTTCACCCTCACATACGCGCCTAAAAGCGCTAACGAAAACTATGCTTTTTTCATGGTTCGCGCGAACGAACTGGATAACATCCCAGCTATTCAAGAGCAGCTCAGAAACAAGCTTACCGACTTAGATTTCGACGCTAACTTCTACATGGAACGTATGCAGTTTGGACCCGGCTCTGGTGCAAAATTGGAAGCACGATTTTCTGGCCCAGATACCGAAGTGCTTCGCAAGTTAGCTGAAGAAGCTAAAGCGCTACTTTTTGCTGATGGACAAGTGAAAGACGTACGCCACAACTGGCGTGAAAAAGGCTTTGCCATCAACACGCAGTTTGATAACTACAACGCGGGTATTGCTGGCGTATCGCATAGCGACTTTAGCCAAACCATACAGTACGCAAGTAGCGGTGTTCAGCTAGGCACAGTGCAAGATGGCGACTATGCCTACAACATTATTGCGAAAATGGGCAAGGCAGAAGACACTGAACTGCAGTCTATCCGAGAATCTCAAGTATGGTCTACGCAGCAGCGACAGTACGTGCCTTTCACACAGGTGTCGCAAGGCCTAGAGCTTATGACCGAAGAAATGCGTATTCACCGTCGCGATCGCGTGCGTACTATTACGGTAGAAGCAGAGCCAGGTGACCATGAAACCGCTGCTAAAGCGTTAGCTAGAATCCGCCCGCTTATCGAAGATATTGAGCTGCCAGCAGGTTATACGCTGGAATGGGGCGGCGAATTTGAAAGCTCTAGCGATGCACAAAAAGCGCTGGGTGCCGGGTTGCCCGCAGGCTTTTTAGTCATGTTTATTATCTCAGTATT
This genomic window contains:
- a CDS encoding efflux RND transporter permease subunit; its protein translation is MDIARYSIDKPVNIWLMVVILLLGGILAMSKIGRLEDPAFTIKQVKVYTSYPGASAEKVEREVTERLEIAIQQMPQLKEVTSISSPGLSEITVEVKSTYDSNILPQIWDELRKRLRDTASSLPTGAQDPIVYDDFGDVYGLYYALSAPDFDTRELREFARIIRRDLLTTEGVAKVNVTGVQTEQIVAYINPYQLAGLGISFPDLAALFEDNLRPFNGGRIKVDEKNVRLIVERAPDRLEEISNLSVVVPGTNRSLRVADIATLKLEPADIQPVHVRYNGEEALTLSVSALTDVNIVDVGERVNAKVEKLLQELPVGITLTPIYDQASVVDESVTGFINNLVMSVAVVTLTLCLFMGWRSGVVVGSVLLVTVLGTILVMWLMDIQLQRISLGAMVIAMGMLVDNAIVVAEGMMLRMATGSTAKESASFIVKRTQWPLLGATVIGIAAFSGIGLSNDATGEFLYSLFAVVLVSLMISWILAVTLVPVLGAYFYRKGMGQTAGNELSASQRWFKRTLLGALKLRWVTIGVLFIITIVAYGSFGMVKQGFFPPSNAPLFFVHYWGPQDRDIRATEVIAKEAESRILAMENVTAVTTFIGQGADRFTLTYAPKSANENYAFFMVRANELDNIPAIQEQLRNKLTDLDFDANFYMERMQFGPGSGAKLEARFSGPDTEVLRKLAEEAKALLFADGQVKDVRHNWREKGFAINTQFDNYNAGIAGVSHSDFSQTIQYASSGVQLGTVQDGDYAYNIIAKMGKAEDTELQSIRESQVWSTQQRQYVPFTQVSQGLELMTEEMRIHRRDRVRTITVEAEPGDHETAAKALARIRPLIEDIELPAGYTLEWGGEFESSSDAQKALGAGLPAGFLVMFIISVLLFGHARQPLIIWLVVPMAVVGVVTGLLGTDMPFGFMSLLGFLSLFGMLIKNAIVLIEEIDLQIEEGLAIRQAIVDATISRVRPVSLAAVTTILGMAPLLFDAFFADMAVTIMGGLAFATILTLIAVPVLYSLLFKVSYRKS